Proteins found in one Limanda limanda chromosome 18, fLimLim1.1, whole genome shotgun sequence genomic segment:
- the LOC133024774 gene encoding C-C chemokine receptor type 6-like, whose amino-acid sequence MSPKVLSIFSSCIVLTSGRTFSLRNRPENNNMKDSSFIQSLYGYNDTDNGYNDTDWDYEVVEPCTYEDNRRVQLVVGQYVHSIIFILGFVGNSLVIVTYAFYKRTKSMTDVYLLNVAIADLLFVVSLPLIVYNEMWAWSMGPVACKLLRGSYSVNLYSGMLLLACISTDRYIAIVQARRSFRLRTLPHSRLICAIVWTFAFLLSVPTFYFYNWYEPMQALESFMFEEHERNETSGPPQFVCEFRFMNDNTAWTTKVAVPSTQLAVGFFLPLLIMTVCYTAIILKLLSVRNFQRHKAVRVVLAVVLVFVACHLPYNIVLLYNTAIMFEQQKCEASDALKVAETVTQTVAYLHCCLNPVLYAFVGVKFRNHFRRIFQDLWCLGKKYMAPRRFSRVTSEVYVSARRSVDGSSDHGSSLVM is encoded by the exons ATGTCACCAAAGGTCCTCAGCATCTTCTCCAGCTGCATTGTTCTCACCTCTGGCAGAACGTTCAGCCTGAGGAACAGA CCGgagaacaacaacatgaaagactCTTCGTTCATCCAATCGCTTTACGGCTACAATGACACCGATAACGGCTACAATGACACCGATTGGGACTACGAGGTGGTAGAACCTTGTACTTACGAGGACAACCGCAGAGTGCAGCTGGTTGTGGGTCAGTACGTTCactccatcatcttcatcctgggCTTCGTGGGGAACAGTCTGGTGATCGTTACCTACGCCTTCTACAAGAGGACGAAGTCCATGACCGACGTCTATCTGCTCAACGTGGCCATCGCTGACCTGCTGTTTGTGGTGTCGCTGCCTCTCATCGTCTACAACGAGATGTGGGCGTGGTCCATGGGGCCGGTGGCCTGCAAGCTGCTGCGCGGCTCTTACAGTGTGAACCTTTACAGCGGCATGTTGCTGCTCGCCTGCATCAGCACGGACCGCTACATCGCCATCGTCCAGGCCCGCCGCAGCTTCCGCCTGCGCACGCTGCCCCACAGCCGCCTCATCTGCGCCATCGTCTGGacttttgcttttcttctgtCCGTCCCAACATTCTACTTTTACAACTGGTACGAGCCGATGCAAGCCCTAGAGTCCTTCATGTTTGAGGAACACGAGAGGAATGAGACCTCCGGACCtccgcagtttgtctgtgagttCAGGTTCATGAATGACAACACGGCCTGGACGACCAAGGTCGCCGTCCCCAGCACCCAGCTGGCCGTGGGCTTCTTCCTGCCGCTGCTCATCATGACCGTCTGCTACACCGCCATTATCCTCAAGCTGCTGAGTGTCAGAAACTTCCAGCGGCACAAGGCGGTCCGGGTGGTACTGGCCGTGGTGTTGGTGTTCGTCGCCTGTCACCTACCCTACAATATCGTATTGCTTTACAACACCGCCATCATGTTCGAGCAGCAGAAGTGTGAAGCGTCCGATGCCCTGAAGGTCGCCGAGACCGTCACGCAGACCGTCGCCTACCTGCACTGCTGCCTGAACCCGGTGCTGTACGCCTTCGTCGGGGTGAAGTTCAGGAACCACTTCAGAAGGATCTTCCAGGACCTGTGGTGTCTGGGGAAGAAGTACATGGCCCCACGCCGCTTCTCCAGGGTCACGTCTGAGGTCTACGTGTCCGCCCGCCGCTCGGTGGACGGATCCAGCGACCACGGCTCGTCTCTCGTCATGTGA
- the LOC133024192 gene encoding C-1-tetrahydrofolate synthase, cytoplasmic-like: MLSSGPHFMRLAASGCLGSSRSIATIISGKEMSKLLRERLKKEVQKMTSEFSGFKPGLLVLQVGDRDDSNLYISTKLKAAAQIGIDAKHVRLPNTATQHEVLQSIMSVNENRSIHGLIVQLPLDSVNAIDTELIINAVSPEKDVDGLTCINAGKLSRGELNDCFLPCTPRGCMELIRHTGVTVAGSSAVVIGRSKIVGAPMHDLLLWNHATVTTCHSKTRDLPEQVSRADILVVGAGKAEMIRGEWLKEGAVVIDCGINHIPDPTKESGKRVVGDVHYASASQRAGFITPVPGGVGPMTVAMLMENTVQSTRRFLKHD, translated from the exons ATGTTGTCATCAGGCCCCCACTTCATGCGTCTCGCAGCCTCCGGTTGCTTAGGAAGCAGCCGCTCCATAGCAACCATCATTTCTGGCAAAGAGATGTCAAA GTTGTtgagagagaggctgaagaaGGAGGTGCAGAAGATGACGAGCGAGTTCTCGGGGTTCAAACCCGGTTTGTTGGTTCTTCAG GTGGGAGACAGAGACGACTCCAACTTGTACATCAGCACCAAACTGAAGGCTGCGGCTCAG ATTGGAATTGATGCGAAACACGTGAGGCTTCCGAACACGGCAACGCAACACGAG GTCCTGCAGAGCATCATGTCGGTGAACGAGAACCGCTCCATTCACGGTTTGATCGTGCAGCTTCCTCTGGACTCTGTGAACGCCATCGACACCGAACTCATCATCAACGCTGTGTCTCCAGAGAAAGACGTGGACGG tctGACTTGTATAAATGCAGGGAAGTTGTCTCGAGGTGAACTCAACGACTGTTTCCTCCCGTGTACACCGAGAGGCTGCATGGAGCTGATCAGACATACAG GCGTTACCGTGGCAGGATCATCCGCGGTGGTGATTGGTCGAAGTAAAATCGTTGGTGCTCCAATGCATGACCTGTTGCTGTGGAATCATGCCACCGTGACCACCTGTCACTCAAAGACAAGAGACCTACCTGAGCag gtgagTAGGGCTGACATCCTGGTGGTGGGAGCAGGTAAAGCGGAGATGATCAGAGGAGAGTGGCTGAAAGAAGGAGCTGTGGTCATTGACTGTGGAATCAACCACATACCTG ATCCAACAAAGGAGAGCGGTAAACGTGTGGTCGGAGACGTCCACTATGCCTCAGCCTCTCAGAGAGCAGGATTCATCACACCTGTCCCAGGAGGGGTGGGGCCGATGACGGTGGCCATGCTCATGGAG AACACGGTGCAGAGCACGCGTCGGTTCCTCAAACACGACTGA
- the zbtb25 gene encoding zinc finger and BTB domain-containing protein 25: MEVSHSLFLLQQLNVQREFGFLCDCTVAIGNVYFKAHRAVLAAFSNYFKMIFIHQSSECIKIQPTDIQPDVFSYLLHIMYTGMCPKQPVDQSRLQDGIKFLHAYQLCRKPDEGAADATADVVRMSNLYGIQISSQLANKDVPGVPKTTTVSRGAPEDGRSSHSQLSLTVGLGGVPSDRHASALRNVCSVASGDDSDISSRIKQERVEEEEGPDGGGEEGAGPGSPSPAQGSSPSPLFKDRTLVLLCPSCGERCLSPEDLREHLFSHALEPAHLMEGASHGRQLNASVEERPRGGQEQLDAGCLEEALRQSQALANQLAAELRRSRGGGGGSSPTPAALHSRKRKIACAVCSLRFPHKSQLQEHMYTHTGKPSRYHRYNRLCSQLFQASAHFCEGVAEPGGGGGAPPAGAGPEETNRDTQDNGSSCYSLDSEISQESVDGVPVE, from the exons ATGGAGGTGTCTCACAgcctcttcctgctgcagcaaCTCAACGTTCAGAGAGAGTTCGGCTTCCTGTGCGACTGCACCGTCGCTATCGGCAACGTCTACTTCAAAGCTCACCGAGCTGTGCTGGCCGCCTTCTCCAACTACTTCAAGATGATCTTCATCCACCAGTCAAG TGAGTGTATAAAGATCCAGCCCACAGACATCCAGCCGGACGTCTTCAGCTACCTGCTGCACATCATGTACACTGGCATGTGTCCCAAACAGCCAGTGGACCAGAGCCGCTTGCAAGACGGCATCAAGTTCCTTCACGCCTACCAGCTGTGCCGGAAACCAGACGAAGGCGCCGCAGACGCCACCGCCGACGTGGTCCGTATGTCCAACCTGTACGGGATTCAGATCTCGTCCCAGCTGGCCAACAAGGATGTGCCTGGAGTCCCCAAGACCACCACAGTGTCCCGAGGGGCCCCAGAGGACGGACGCTCCTCCCACTCACAACTGTCCCTCACTGTTGGACTGGGGGGGGTGCCTTCAGACCGCCACGCCTCGGCTCTGCGCAACGTCTGCTCTGTGGCGTCTGGAGACGATTCTGACATTTCGTCTCGAATCAAGCAGGAGcgggtagaggaggaggaggggccggacggggggggggaggagggggcggggccaggaTCCCCGTCTCCAGCCCAGGGCAGCAGTCCCAGTCCCCTGTTTAAAGACCGGACCCTAGTCCTGCTGTGTCCCAGCTGTGGAGAGCGCTGCTTGTCCCCCGAGGACCTCCGCGAGCATCTCTTCAGCCACGCCCTCGAGCCCGCCCACCTGATGGAGGGGGCGTCGCACGGGAGACAACTCAACGCCAGTGTCGAAGAAAGGCCACGGGGGGGCCAAGAACAGCTGGACGCTGGATGTCTGGAAGAGGCGCTGAGGCAGAGCCAGGCGCTGGCCAATCAGCTGGCTGCTGAGCTGAGGAGGAGtcgaggggggggaggggggagcagCCCCACCCCCGCCGCCCTGCACTCCCGTAAACGTAAGATCGCCTGCGCCGTCTGCAGCCTGCGCTTCCCCCACAAGAGCCAGCTGCAGGAGCACATGTACACCCACACCGGCAAACCGTCCCGCTACCACCGCTACAACCGCCTCTGCAGCCAGCTCTTCCAGGCCTCCGCCCACTTCTGTGAGGGCGTGGCTGAGCCCggcggaggaggcggggctCCACCTGCTGGCGCTGGtcctgaggagacaaacagagacactcAGGACAATGGCAGCTCCTGCTACTCCCTGGACTCTGAGATCTCTCAGGAGAGCGTGGATGGCGTGCCCGTggagtga